One genomic segment of Arthrobacter sp. JZ12 includes these proteins:
- a CDS encoding glycosyltransferase, translating into MKILLLTAGTRGDVEPFLALARAAVARGHSVRTAIPDNSGVDVGGLDTVSLRMDLAQFISEHGVSPGMAAKEFRTAIRPAMSQLLSAAVEHIVEFAPDVVVYHPKVLSAPIAAQRLGIPSVLVETIPSFTATREFPAPFISRASLGPLNRMTYRFADVATLMFRRELDQAVKDLPPAPRTKPRPDATMIPISPQLLPRPVDWPDSVHLTGHWSTHPPAGEEAADSAENDQELLDFLDGGDFAYAGFGSMKAGDPRALGTAIVEAARRNGLRVVAATGWGGIDVPPNLRSHDVLVRESVDHSLVLPRAAAAIHHGGAGTTHAVVRAGVPSVVVPFIADQPFWGYLLHQRDLGPEPVPYRKATTARLAHALAHIGRYREQAAHTGSHMRRENGTAVALDVLESLARS; encoded by the coding sequence ATGAAGATCCTGTTGCTGACCGCCGGTACGCGCGGCGATGTGGAACCGTTTCTTGCGCTGGCGCGCGCCGCGGTCGCCCGTGGCCATTCGGTGCGGACGGCCATCCCGGACAACTCGGGGGTCGACGTCGGCGGCCTGGACACGGTCAGCCTGCGGATGGATCTCGCTCAGTTCATCAGCGAGCACGGCGTGTCACCCGGCATGGCGGCGAAAGAATTCCGCACCGCCATCCGGCCGGCGATGAGCCAACTCCTGTCCGCTGCCGTGGAACACATTGTGGAGTTCGCTCCGGACGTTGTGGTCTACCACCCAAAGGTCCTCAGCGCTCCGATCGCGGCTCAGCGGTTGGGCATCCCGTCGGTGCTGGTGGAGACGATTCCGTCCTTCACCGCCACCCGCGAGTTCCCGGCGCCTTTCATCAGCAGGGCCAGCCTCGGTCCGCTGAACCGGATGACCTACCGCTTCGCGGACGTTGCCACACTGATGTTCCGGCGCGAACTGGACCAGGCGGTGAAGGACCTCCCGCCCGCCCCGCGAACTAAACCGCGCCCGGACGCGACAATGATCCCGATTAGCCCCCAGCTGCTTCCCCGCCCCGTGGATTGGCCCGACTCCGTTCACCTCACGGGCCACTGGAGCACTCACCCGCCGGCTGGAGAGGAGGCGGCTGACAGTGCTGAAAATGATCAGGAACTCCTCGACTTCCTGGACGGCGGTGACTTTGCCTACGCCGGGTTCGGTTCGATGAAGGCGGGTGACCCGCGCGCGTTGGGCACGGCGATTGTGGAAGCGGCCCGCCGGAACGGGCTGAGGGTGGTGGCGGCCACCGGCTGGGGCGGCATCGACGTCCCGCCCAATCTCAGGAGCCACGACGTCCTGGTGCGTGAGTCGGTGGACCACAGCCTGGTCCTGCCGCGGGCTGCCGCAGCGATCCACCACGGGGGCGCCGGCACCACGCACGCCGTGGTCAGGGCCGGCGTCCCGTCGGTGGTGGTTCCGTTCATCGCGGACCAGCCGTTCTGGGGATATCTCCTGCACCAGCGCGACCTCGGTCCCGAGCCCGTCCCCTACCGCAAGGCCACGACCGCCCGGCTCGCCCACGCCCTGGCGCACATCGGGCGGTACCGGGAGCAGGCGGCCCACACGGGATCGCACATGCGCAGGGAAAATGGGACCGCCGTCGCACTGGATGTCCTGGAAAGCCTTGCAAGGTCATAG
- a CDS encoding 50S ribosomal protein L25/general stress protein Ctc, with amino-acid sequence MSEQKLAAELRTDFGKGAARQARRANKIPAVIYGHGADPIHVLLPAKATTLAVRQANALLSIDLDGESHLALAKDIQRNPIKQIVEHIDLLTVQRGEKVQVDVNIHVEGEPEAGVVTNLEQPTVTVEAEATHLPESLTVNIEGHKVGEHVHASDIKLPNGVTLLTDAETVIVNVTAPVVADLGEEAAEGETTVDSDGGEATAEEATGDVAPEVVED; translated from the coding sequence ATGTCCGAGCAGAAGCTCGCCGCAGAACTGCGCACTGACTTCGGCAAGGGCGCTGCCCGCCAGGCACGCCGCGCCAACAAGATTCCCGCCGTCATCTACGGCCACGGTGCAGACCCCATCCACGTCCTGCTCCCCGCAAAGGCAACCACCCTGGCAGTCCGCCAGGCCAACGCCCTGCTGAGCATCGACCTCGACGGCGAATCCCACCTGGCGCTCGCCAAGGACATCCAGCGCAACCCCATCAAGCAGATCGTCGAGCACATCGACCTCCTGACCGTTCAGCGCGGCGAGAAGGTCCAGGTTGACGTCAACATCCACGTCGAGGGCGAGCCCGAAGCCGGCGTTGTCACCAACCTCGAGCAGCCCACCGTCACCGTCGAGGCCGAGGCAACCCACCTGCCCGAGTCCCTCACCGTGAACATCGAGGGCCACAAGGTCGGCGAGCACGTCCACGCCTCCGACATCAAGCTCCCCAACGGCGTCACCCTGCTGACCGACGCCGAGACCGTGATCGTCAACGTCACCGCTCCGGTAGTCGCCGACCTCGGCGAGGAAGCAGCCGAGGGCGAGACCACTGTTGACTCCGACGGCGGCGAAGCTACCGCTGAGGAAGCAACCGGCGACGTTGCTCCCGAGGTAGTCGAGGACTAA
- a CDS encoding sigma factor — MNQKHLQSAADQSESLVALVQGTAHGDRNSFAELYRRTAHRVHGLTLHLLVDRKVSEDTTLEVFQTVWERAATFDPASDSPMTWLMSITHRAAAHRLRTGNRPVEHSEPACLDQLTGLQREALSLTFSECLTCGQAAKRLHVPQPVIRASVRSGLQQLKNTLPKGES; from the coding sequence ATGAACCAAAAGCACTTGCAGTCCGCTGCGGACCAGTCAGAATCGCTGGTCGCGTTGGTTCAAGGCACGGCACATGGAGACCGGAACTCGTTCGCCGAGTTGTACCGGCGCACCGCCCACAGGGTGCACGGGCTGACCCTGCACCTCCTTGTGGATCGAAAAGTCAGCGAGGACACAACCCTGGAAGTGTTCCAGACAGTCTGGGAACGAGCCGCTACCTTCGACCCGGCCTCCGATTCTCCGATGACGTGGCTCATGTCGATCACGCATCGTGCCGCTGCGCACAGACTTCGTACCGGCAACAGGCCCGTCGAACATTCGGAGCCGGCGTGCCTTGACCAGCTCACTGGATTGCAGCGCGAAGCACTCAGCCTGACCTTCTCCGAGTGTCTCACCTGCGGACAGGCTGCCAAACGCCTGCACGTACCCCAGCCCGTGATCAGGGCCAGCGTTCGGTCCGGCCTGCAGCAACTCAAGAACACCTTGCCGAAGGGGGAATCATGA
- a CDS encoding response regulator yields MTTVLIVDDETQLLRALQINLRTHGYRPIPAADGAAALAAASEHRPDLVILDLGLPDLDGVEVITRLRAWTQVPILVLSARHGPEDKVEALDAGADDYVTKPFGLEELLARLRAAERRSVGTPGTPVVSTDSFTLDLSARKAERDGEQVRLTPTEWKIVELLVRKPGQLVGQQQLLLDVWGPAYAREVQYLRVYLNQIRRKLEPDPAQPRHFITESGMGYRFEP; encoded by the coding sequence GTGACCACCGTCCTGATTGTCGACGACGAAACGCAGCTGCTGCGCGCCCTGCAGATCAACCTGCGCACCCACGGCTACCGTCCGATCCCTGCCGCCGACGGTGCGGCCGCGCTCGCAGCCGCGTCCGAGCATCGTCCGGACCTGGTGATCCTCGACCTGGGCCTGCCCGACCTGGACGGCGTGGAGGTCATCACCCGGCTTCGCGCCTGGACACAGGTGCCGATCCTGGTGCTCTCCGCCCGCCACGGCCCCGAGGACAAGGTGGAAGCGCTCGACGCCGGCGCGGACGACTATGTAACGAAACCGTTCGGCCTGGAGGAACTGCTGGCTCGCCTACGGGCGGCGGAGCGCCGGTCCGTGGGAACCCCCGGCACACCTGTGGTGAGCACGGACAGCTTCACGCTGGACCTCTCGGCTCGAAAGGCCGAGCGCGACGGGGAGCAGGTGCGGCTGACGCCCACCGAATGGAAGATCGTGGAGCTGCTGGTCCGCAAGCCCGGACAGCTGGTGGGGCAGCAGCAGCTGCTGCTCGACGTCTGGGGACCGGCGTACGCGCGGGAAGTGCAGTACCTGCGCGTCTACCTCAACCAGATCCGGCGCAAGCTCGAACCGGACCCCGCCCAGCCGCGACACTTCATCACCGAAAGTGGCATGGGTTACAGGTTTGAACCCTGA
- a CDS encoding amino acid transporter: MCLTGVDYFSTLGYQPAIAAAAAGALAPIATLILVAVTLFGALPVYKRVARESPHGEGSIAMLEKLLPRWKGKIFVLALLGFAATSFTITMTLSAADATAHLIENPFAPSWLHGQEVPVTLVFLLLLAVVFLRGFREAIGIAVVIVAVFLALNLVVIVAAAGQVAIEPQPIDDWWAVLTAQHSNPLAMIGIALLVFPRLALGLSGFETGVVVMPQIKDGPFDTEERPEGRIAGTQKLLTLAALIMSGFLIASSFVTTLLIPASEFEEGGEAQGRALAYLAHEYLGEGFGTLYDISTIAILWFAGASAMTGLLNLVPRYLPRYGMAPAWSRATRPMVLVFTAVAAVVTVAFKADVDAQGGAYATGVLVLITSASVAVILSARRRGRYRAVVGFGLVSLILVWTTLANVWDRPDGAGIAALFILGIVVVSFASRARRAFELRAATITLDEEALAFLRVEAGREITLIAHEPERLSAAAYRRKLQHTCSVSHLTPSDDPLFIEVIVDDSSEFETHLQVRGITRHGFRILEVHSSNVPNTIAAVMLHIRDITGLMPHVYFRWTEGDPLANLFKFLVIGEGEIAPVTREVLREAEPDVSRRPWVHVG, from the coding sequence ATGTGCCTGACCGGCGTCGACTACTTCTCCACCCTCGGCTACCAGCCGGCGATCGCCGCCGCTGCCGCGGGTGCCCTCGCCCCGATCGCCACCCTCATCCTCGTGGCCGTTACCCTGTTCGGTGCGCTCCCGGTCTACAAGCGCGTTGCCCGGGAGAGCCCGCACGGTGAGGGTTCCATCGCGATGCTGGAGAAGCTCCTGCCGAGGTGGAAGGGCAAGATCTTTGTCCTGGCGCTCCTGGGCTTCGCCGCCACGAGCTTCACCATCACCATGACCCTCTCCGCGGCCGACGCGACCGCCCACCTCATCGAAAACCCGTTCGCCCCGTCGTGGCTGCACGGACAGGAAGTGCCGGTGACGCTGGTGTTCCTGCTGCTCCTCGCCGTCGTCTTCCTGCGGGGGTTCCGGGAGGCGATCGGCATCGCCGTCGTCATAGTGGCAGTGTTCCTGGCCCTCAACCTGGTGGTGATTGTTGCGGCAGCCGGCCAGGTCGCGATCGAGCCGCAACCGATCGACGACTGGTGGGCCGTCCTCACCGCGCAGCACAGCAACCCGCTGGCCATGATCGGGATTGCCCTGCTGGTCTTCCCACGGCTGGCGCTGGGCCTCTCCGGGTTCGAGACCGGCGTGGTGGTCATGCCCCAAATCAAGGACGGCCCGTTCGATACCGAGGAGCGGCCCGAAGGCCGCATCGCCGGCACCCAGAAGCTGCTGACCCTCGCGGCGCTGATCATGAGCGGGTTCCTGATCGCCTCGAGCTTCGTGACCACGCTGCTGATCCCGGCGTCGGAATTCGAGGAGGGCGGTGAGGCGCAGGGCCGCGCGCTCGCGTACCTGGCGCACGAATACCTCGGCGAAGGGTTCGGCACGCTCTACGACATCAGCACCATCGCCATCCTCTGGTTCGCCGGCGCCTCGGCCATGACCGGCCTCCTCAACCTCGTGCCGCGCTACCTGCCGCGGTACGGGATGGCTCCAGCCTGGTCGCGGGCCACCCGGCCCATGGTGCTGGTGTTCACCGCCGTCGCCGCGGTTGTCACCGTGGCCTTCAAGGCCGACGTCGACGCCCAGGGCGGTGCCTACGCCACCGGCGTGCTGGTGCTGATCACGTCCGCGTCGGTGGCTGTGATCCTGTCCGCGCGGCGGCGCGGCCGGTACCGCGCCGTCGTGGGTTTCGGGTTGGTGTCGCTGATCCTGGTGTGGACCACGCTGGCGAACGTCTGGGACAGGCCCGACGGCGCCGGGATCGCCGCGCTCTTTATCCTCGGCATTGTGGTGGTGTCCTTCGCGTCCCGTGCGCGGCGGGCGTTCGAACTGCGTGCTGCCACCATCACGCTGGACGAGGAGGCGCTCGCGTTCCTCCGGGTGGAGGCAGGCCGCGAGATCACGCTGATCGCGCACGAGCCCGAACGGCTGAGCGCCGCGGCGTACCGCAGGAAGCTGCAGCACACCTGCAGCGTCAGCCACCTCACTCCGAGCGACGACCCGTTGTTCATCGAGGTCATCGTGGACGACTCATCCGAGTTCGAGACCCACCTGCAGGTCCGCGGCATCACCCGCCACGGATTCCGGATCCTCGAGGTGCACAGCTCGAACGTGCCCAACACCATCGCTGCGGTGATGCTGCACATCCGCGACATCACCGGACTCATGCCGCACGTGTACTTCCGCTGGACCGAGGGCGATCCGTTGGCCAACCTGTTCAAGTTCCTGGTGATCGGGGAGGGCGAGATCGCCCCGGTCACCCGCGAGGTGCTGCGAGAGGCCGAGCCGGACGTCTCCCGGAGGCCCTGGGTCCACGTCGGCTGA
- a CDS encoding polyketide antibiotic transporter translates to MSGAFRLVRFMARRDRVTLPIWIAGIALLTFVTSTAVGTQFGDEESRAAIVRLAAANPAFLFLRGLPDGVSVGAVVFFQGFAFTAVLAGLMSTFLVVRHTRADEELGRAELVGAVPLPRAASLAATLVLGIAANLLLTVLVAVAFLASGLPAGGSVAAGAAVGTVGIFFTAVAAVAAQLMPTGRSANGISAGLVGAAYAVRGMGDALGTASADLLSVTSAWPSLLSPIGWGQRVRPFTSPDPAMLLVPLVAAVALGAVAVLVRRRRDLGASLLPQRVGRERAGVGGASIVALAWRLQRSAVVGWCIGAAALGAVAGALGPAVSEAISSAAPLRELIGRLVPGGQAGLVDIYVTALFGIASIFAAAAGIQGVLRMRSEEAEGRAELLLSVPASRTRWFGANLLTATVSAALVSGTAGIAAAIGLSLSGSADGPNWSLVPAALAYVPAALVFLAVATLAFALFPRVSIVLSWGMLAVGVVLGEFGELLGLPAWLQDASPFRHSSAMPVEAFDGASALGLITVAVAGTALAAFFLRRRDLSA, encoded by the coding sequence ATGTCCGGGGCGTTCCGGCTCGTCCGCTTCATGGCCCGGCGGGACCGGGTGACGCTGCCGATCTGGATCGCCGGCATCGCGCTGCTCACCTTCGTGACTTCCACGGCTGTGGGCACGCAGTTCGGGGACGAGGAGTCGCGGGCGGCGATCGTCCGGTTGGCGGCGGCGAACCCGGCCTTCCTTTTTCTCCGCGGCCTGCCCGACGGCGTCAGCGTCGGCGCCGTCGTGTTCTTCCAGGGGTTCGCGTTCACTGCTGTCCTGGCGGGCCTGATGAGCACATTCCTGGTGGTCCGGCACACGCGCGCGGACGAAGAGCTGGGGCGTGCTGAACTTGTCGGCGCGGTTCCGCTCCCCCGGGCGGCGTCGCTCGCCGCGACCCTGGTGCTGGGCATCGCGGCAAACCTGCTGCTCACCGTCCTTGTGGCCGTCGCTTTTCTCGCTAGCGGGCTGCCGGCGGGCGGGTCCGTCGCCGCGGGCGCCGCCGTCGGAACCGTGGGAATCTTCTTCACGGCGGTTGCCGCCGTCGCGGCCCAGCTCATGCCCACGGGCAGGAGCGCCAACGGCATCTCGGCGGGCCTGGTCGGCGCGGCTTACGCGGTCCGCGGGATGGGCGACGCGCTCGGCACCGCCTCCGCCGACCTGCTGTCCGTGACCAGCGCCTGGCCGTCGCTCCTGTCGCCGATTGGTTGGGGGCAGCGGGTGCGCCCGTTCACCAGCCCTGACCCGGCCATGCTGCTGGTCCCCCTCGTTGCCGCGGTTGCGCTGGGAGCAGTGGCAGTACTGGTACGACGACGGCGCGACCTCGGTGCCAGCCTGCTGCCCCAGCGCGTGGGCAGGGAGCGGGCCGGTGTGGGTGGAGCCTCCATCGTGGCGCTTGCGTGGCGGCTGCAGCGCTCCGCCGTCGTCGGCTGGTGCATTGGTGCTGCGGCGCTTGGTGCCGTTGCGGGCGCGCTGGGGCCTGCGGTGTCGGAGGCCATCTCGAGTGCGGCGCCGCTGCGGGAGCTCATCGGCCGGCTGGTGCCGGGAGGGCAGGCCGGGCTGGTCGATATCTATGTGACGGCGCTGTTCGGCATCGCGTCCATCTTTGCGGCGGCTGCGGGCATTCAGGGGGTCCTTCGCATGCGATCCGAGGAGGCGGAGGGCCGGGCCGAACTCCTCCTCTCGGTTCCCGCATCCCGCACCCGCTGGTTCGGCGCTAACCTGCTCACGGCCACTGTTTCCGCGGCCCTGGTGTCGGGAACGGCAGGCATCGCCGCCGCAATTGGGCTGAGCTTGTCCGGCAGTGCCGACGGGCCGAACTGGTCGCTGGTTCCGGCGGCGTTGGCGTACGTGCCGGCCGCGCTGGTGTTTCTTGCCGTGGCTACGTTGGCTTTTGCCCTTTTCCCAAGGGTCAGCATCGTGTTGAGTTGGGGGATGCTCGCGGTTGGGGTTGTCCTCGGAGAATTCGGGGAGCTGCTTGGCCTGCCGGCGTGGCTGCAGGACGCCAGCCCGTTCCGGCACTCGTCAGCCATGCCGGTTGAGGCTTTCGACGGGGCCAGCGCACTGGGCCTGATCACCGTGGCCGTCGCCGGGACCGCGTTAGCGGCCTTCTTCCTGCGCCGGCGTGACCTGAGTGCGTGA
- the pth gene encoding aminoacyl-tRNA hydrolase, with product MADNTWLIAGLGNPGPGYAGNRHNVGQMVLDVLAARLGGKFGRSKANAVVLEGRLGIGGPRLVLAKPLTYMNLTGGPVSQLAKFYGIEPDHVVAVHDEIDIPFNTIKLKIGGGEGGHNGLRDISKALGTKDYLRVRVGVGRPPGRQDAADHVLRDFSTTEKKDLPILLEEAADAVESVVLEGLVPAQQKFHSAGK from the coding sequence ATGGCTGACAACACCTGGCTCATAGCCGGGCTCGGTAACCCCGGGCCCGGCTATGCCGGCAACCGCCACAACGTGGGCCAGATGGTCCTCGACGTCCTGGCCGCGCGGCTGGGAGGCAAGTTCGGACGCTCCAAGGCGAACGCCGTCGTACTCGAAGGCCGCCTTGGAATAGGCGGACCGCGGCTGGTCCTGGCCAAGCCGCTCACCTACATGAACCTCACCGGCGGGCCCGTGTCCCAGTTGGCGAAGTTCTACGGCATCGAGCCCGACCATGTTGTTGCCGTGCACGACGAGATCGACATCCCCTTCAACACGATCAAGCTGAAGATCGGCGGGGGAGAAGGCGGGCACAACGGCCTGCGCGACATCAGCAAGGCCCTGGGCACCAAGGACTACCTGCGCGTTCGCGTGGGTGTGGGTCGCCCGCCCGGCCGGCAGGACGCCGCCGACCACGTGCTGCGGGACTTCAGCACCACCGAGAAGAAGGACCTGCCGATCCTCCTCGAAGAGGCGGCCGACGCCGTCGAAAGCGTGGTGCTGGAAGGGCTGGTTCCGGCACAGCAAAAGTTTCACTCTGCCGGCAAATAG
- a CDS encoding ABC transporter ATP-binding protein — protein MNAAADLVIEVRGLGKNFGRTRALDGLDLTVRRGEVHGFLGPNGAGKSTTLRVLLGLIRPDSGTARVFGLDPWSDPVGVHRNLAYVPGDVSLWPNLSGGEIIDLLTGLRGGADEQLRRGLIDEFEFDPRKKARTYSKGNRQKVALIAAFARPARLYVLDEPSGGLDPLMDAAFRRQIERVSRDGATVLLSSHILSEVEQLCDRVTIIRAGTAVESGTLGELRHLQRTHFRVTGLTDPSRLSALPGVHAVTVGDGAVEFDVDPSDLASVLAGIAEPGVSSVSVAPPSLESLFLRHYSEVA, from the coding sequence ATGAACGCAGCAGCAGACCTTGTTATTGAAGTCCGGGGGCTGGGCAAGAACTTCGGCCGCACCCGGGCACTCGACGGCCTTGACCTGACAGTGCGGCGCGGAGAAGTTCACGGTTTCCTGGGACCCAACGGGGCGGGCAAGTCCACCACGCTGAGAGTCCTTCTGGGACTCATCCGCCCGGACTCCGGCACCGCTCGGGTCTTCGGACTGGACCCGTGGTCAGACCCAGTGGGAGTCCACCGCAACCTCGCCTACGTTCCCGGCGACGTGAGCCTGTGGCCGAATCTCTCAGGCGGGGAGATCATCGACCTCCTCACCGGGCTGCGGGGCGGCGCCGATGAGCAGCTGCGCCGCGGCCTCATCGATGAGTTCGAGTTCGACCCGCGCAAGAAGGCCCGCACCTACTCCAAGGGCAACCGGCAGAAGGTGGCGCTGATTGCCGCGTTCGCGCGCCCGGCCCGCCTCTATGTGCTGGATGAGCCGAGCGGCGGCCTCGACCCGCTTATGGATGCGGCCTTCCGCCGCCAGATCGAGCGCGTCAGCCGCGACGGCGCCACGGTCCTGCTCTCCAGCCACATATTGAGCGAGGTGGAACAGCTGTGTGACCGGGTGACCATCATCCGCGCGGGAACGGCGGTGGAGTCGGGCACTCTGGGCGAGCTCCGGCATTTGCAGCGCACGCACTTCCGGGTGACCGGCTTGACTGACCCTTCCCGCCTGTCCGCCTTGCCCGGCGTCCACGCCGTCACCGTGGGCGACGGCGCGGTGGAGTTCGACGTCGACCCCTCCGACCTCGCCTCCGTTCTGGCCGGCATCGCCGAGCCGGGAGTCAGCAGCGTGTCGGTTGCGCCGCCGTCGTTGGAGTCGCTGTTCCTTCGCCACTACAGCGAGGTCGCGTGA
- a CDS encoding helix-turn-helix transcriptional regulator, which translates to MLNVHGEWPLIGRDSEIEDIREALQDGDCCGVILTGQSGVGKTALAQSIARELEDTYELVYVRGSALASKMPYGALSFVLSDLDDAIVDNPLMLLRGLQELYQRREDGRRTLILADNLEELDSSSSMALAHLVRVGAVKLIGICQTIDSSPEEFGDLWKDGFLNRIDLAPLDLAATTELLSRALNAPVSRAAAASMWHTTGGNPLFLQALTREQVDTGEMQERDGVWVAKPMSAPKTRRSMTDWVMARVRRLPTEQRETLELISVVGAIPLDLLLRFVPSSAVDTLQDRQVISIDQRDSPVVRITNGLVSEVVRTQVPLGRGRELMRALAAEAREWEIPPLARMTFAAWCLDTGAELPAGKMINAACLANRHRQGALALRFIRSIHNYSSLAPAVIEEAKALGEEGDVTGGLTVLDQFLQTHTAPILEDWVEIRLLQCRLLMKSPIRYADAEPLLAQVRERLQEEGSSADVADLVHDSDELAAELAVHNGRYAELLEEFGSLITDHTGDGHSQALLGWLAEALAMTGRQDDAVRLASTVLSRLMDTTSDSLLHEAAIARLFKIMVLSGRWAECLEMAASPARHGKESAYDGSASEFAEGCLLAYGGRGSEALDKLLPALSQMRVRDRQHTLPIAEAVTAYAYALAGEAHAAQEHLERSEHRPERLSWHTYRALQYFATLALLAVKAPVEVGERMLELADEDRAMGNHGHELLFLCQAVQLGVESAADRLFSSALAAQGPFAEVCALYGKGIASRDTHQLLLAAQKASDLGNCRLAADAARLAAQVAQEGNDQATINGAEKVLREVGAPGVAGRRGALDSLTERERSIAVLVAKGRTNRDIADIMCVSVRTIEGHVYRLYNKLGVSSRSQLALLLE; encoded by the coding sequence ATGCTGAACGTCCATGGGGAATGGCCGTTGATCGGCCGGGACAGCGAAATTGAAGATATTCGGGAAGCGCTGCAGGACGGCGACTGCTGTGGGGTGATCCTCACCGGGCAGTCGGGCGTCGGCAAGACGGCGCTGGCCCAGAGCATTGCGCGTGAGCTCGAAGACACCTATGAGCTGGTGTACGTCCGCGGATCCGCGCTTGCCTCGAAGATGCCCTACGGCGCCCTGAGCTTTGTCCTCAGCGATCTCGATGACGCGATCGTTGACAACCCGCTCATGCTGCTCAGGGGCCTTCAGGAGTTGTACCAGCGCAGGGAGGACGGGCGCAGGACCCTGATCCTTGCCGACAACCTCGAGGAACTGGATTCCTCCTCTTCCATGGCTCTTGCCCACCTGGTGCGGGTCGGCGCCGTCAAGCTCATCGGCATCTGCCAGACGATCGATTCCTCTCCGGAGGAGTTCGGCGACCTCTGGAAAGACGGTTTCCTGAACCGGATCGACCTGGCACCGCTGGACCTGGCGGCCACAACGGAGTTGCTCTCCCGTGCGCTGAACGCGCCGGTTTCCAGAGCCGCTGCCGCCAGCATGTGGCACACCACCGGTGGCAACCCGCTCTTCCTGCAGGCCCTTACCCGCGAGCAGGTGGACACCGGCGAGATGCAGGAGCGCGACGGCGTCTGGGTGGCCAAGCCGATGTCCGCACCGAAGACGCGCCGGTCCATGACCGACTGGGTCATGGCGCGCGTCCGCCGGTTGCCTACCGAGCAGCGGGAGACCCTCGAACTGATTTCGGTGGTTGGAGCGATCCCGCTTGATCTCCTCTTGAGGTTCGTGCCGTCATCGGCCGTAGATACGCTGCAGGACCGCCAGGTCATCTCCATTGACCAGCGGGACTCGCCGGTGGTTCGCATCACCAACGGATTGGTCAGTGAAGTGGTGCGCACCCAGGTGCCGCTGGGCCGGGGTCGCGAACTGATGCGCGCACTGGCCGCCGAAGCCCGCGAATGGGAGATTCCTCCGCTCGCGCGTATGACCTTCGCAGCGTGGTGCCTGGACACCGGAGCGGAGTTGCCCGCCGGGAAAATGATTAACGCCGCCTGTCTGGCTAACCGGCACCGCCAGGGAGCGCTCGCGCTGCGGTTCATCCGGTCCATCCACAACTACTCCTCGCTTGCACCGGCGGTAATCGAGGAGGCGAAGGCGCTGGGGGAGGAGGGCGACGTCACCGGCGGGCTCACCGTCCTGGATCAGTTCCTCCAGACACACACCGCCCCGATTCTCGAGGACTGGGTTGAGATCCGGCTGCTGCAGTGCAGGCTGCTGATGAAGAGCCCAATCAGGTACGCGGACGCCGAGCCGTTGCTCGCCCAGGTCCGTGAACGGCTGCAGGAGGAGGGAAGCAGCGCCGACGTCGCCGACCTGGTGCATGACTCTGACGAACTCGCCGCCGAACTTGCCGTCCACAACGGGCGCTACGCCGAGCTTCTTGAGGAGTTCGGTTCGCTGATCACCGATCACACGGGCGACGGCCACAGCCAGGCCCTGCTGGGCTGGCTCGCGGAGGCGCTCGCCATGACCGGCCGCCAGGACGACGCCGTCCGGCTGGCTTCCACCGTCCTGTCCCGGTTGATGGACACCACCTCGGATTCGCTTCTGCACGAAGCGGCCATCGCGCGACTGTTCAAGATCATGGTGCTGTCCGGACGCTGGGCTGAGTGCCTCGAAATGGCAGCTTCACCGGCACGCCATGGGAAGGAGTCCGCCTACGACGGATCCGCCTCCGAATTCGCCGAAGGGTGCCTACTGGCCTATGGGGGGCGCGGGTCTGAAGCCCTCGACAAGCTACTTCCCGCGTTGAGCCAGATGAGGGTGCGCGACAGGCAGCACACGTTGCCCATCGCTGAGGCCGTGACGGCCTACGCCTACGCCCTGGCAGGTGAGGCGCATGCGGCGCAGGAGCACCTGGAGCGCTCCGAACACCGGCCCGAGCGGCTCTCCTGGCACACCTATCGCGCACTGCAGTACTTTGCGACGCTGGCATTGCTCGCGGTGAAGGCGCCGGTCGAGGTTGGCGAACGCATGCTGGAGCTCGCCGATGAGGATCGTGCCATGGGCAACCACGGGCACGAGTTGTTGTTCCTGTGCCAGGCCGTTCAGCTTGGAGTGGAGTCTGCAGCGGATCGGCTGTTTTCTTCCGCTTTGGCCGCGCAGGGACCGTTTGCGGAGGTATGCGCCCTGTATGGGAAGGGCATTGCCTCCCGCGATACGCACCAGCTGTTGCTCGCGGCGCAGAAGGCGTCGGATTTGGGCAACTGCCGGCTCGCGGCGGACGCGGCCCGCCTCGCAGCGCAGGTTGCGCAGGAGGGCAACGATCAGGCGACCATCAACGGTGCCGAGAAGGTGCTTCGTGAGGTGGGGGCTCCTGGTGTCGCAGGGCGCCGGGGTGCACTTGACTCCCTCACCGAGCGCGAGCGCAGTATCGCCGTACTTGTGGCTAAGGGCCGCACCAACCGCGACATCGCCGACATCATGTGCGTCTCCGTACGCACGATCGAAGGCCATGTCTACCGTCTCTACAACAAGCTTGGGGTCTCCTCGCGTAGCCAGCTGGCACTTCTTCTTGAGTAG